In Uranotaenia lowii strain MFRU-FL chromosome 2, ASM2978415v1, whole genome shotgun sequence, one genomic interval encodes:
- the LOC129747595 gene encoding circumsporozoite protein has translation MYSKMIAVLAFVAVAVAAPQHQEAARFPAGVNPAACPSYPNCDNAALHNPQQNHASNHWNPSWNAQPTWNQQPAAPAWNAQPAAPAWNAQPSWNHQPAAPAWNAQPAAPAWNAQPTWNSYPALTGPAHNHLAAAPAPTAGGDKYPAGVNPQTCPNYPYCDNTHSAGAPAAAPLPGYTERQYPAGVSPHSCPNFPYCN, from the exons ATGTACTCCAAAATG ATTGCTGTTCTGGCGTTCGTCGCCGTTGCTGTTGCTGCCCCTCAGCATCAGGAAGCTGCCCGATTCCCGGCTGGAGTGAATCCGGCTGCTTGTCCATCTTACCCCAACTGCGACAACGCTGCCCTGCACAATCCACAACAGAATCACGCTTCCAACCACTGGAACCCAAGCTGGAACGCCCAACCCACCTGGAACCAGCAGCCAGCTGCTCCTGCCTGGAACGCCCAACCTGCTGCTCCGGCATGGAATGCTCAGCCTTCCTGGAACCATCAGCCGGCTGCCCCAGCCTGGAATGCCCAGCCCGCTGCTCCTGCCTGGAACGCCCAGCCAACCTGGAACTCGTACCCAGCTCTGACTGGACCAGCCCACAACCATCTGGCCGCTGCCCCAGCCCCAACTGCCGGTGGTGACAA ATACCCAGCTGGTGTGAACCCTCAGACCTGCCCCAACTACCCATACTGTGACAACACCCACTCTGCTGGAGCCCCAGCCGCTGCCCCTCTGCCCGGATACACCGAGCGTCAGTACCCAGCTGGAGTTTCTCCCCACAGCTGCCCGAACTTCCCATACTGCAACTAA